Within Astyanax mexicanus isolate ESR-SI-001 chromosome 2, AstMex3_surface, whole genome shotgun sequence, the genomic segment GGATGAAAGTAGAAGAAGttaagaaaaatagaaagagtaAGGCatagaaagaggagagagtgaaGGCAACacaaatagaacagaatagaatagaatagggaATCTATAGGTAATGGAAAAAGAGAAACACTGTTtctgagggagagtgagagagagagagagagagagagagagagagagagagacggggttTGTGGGGGTGTATTAATCAGCTCTTCCGACACTTATCAGAGAAAGGACAGAGCTGCATGCCTCGTTATCTGTGGTGCTGAGATTGCAGCCGCAGCTTTTTTGAGCTTTTCTCCTCTGATACAGCAGCCGTCTCTCAGTCCGTCCAGCAGCTGccagcacagtacagcacagctCTGCACCGGATGAGTTTAACTCAACCAAACCCGCGCTGTGTCATTCCGGAGGTGTTCCTGTGACAGCCTGCAGTGCCCACCCTGAAATAGCCCACAGCACACAAACAGGAGGACATTAATAACACACCGGCTCGGTCTCAAACTCTGATTAACTCAGGCTTACACTGATATGACGAAAAAAGTCACGGTACAGGCCAAAAAACTGCAGTGACCTATGAGATTTGCAGGTGGGGCCTctctgcattgaatgtgaatgtaattTCTATGTGTGGtaatccactgcactgtccactgtgggtggtaatgcctcccagtacacatgtgacactgtggatcaagaaatgttaaatacctgcagaACTTCAGAActgaaatgtcccatccatctgcatcCACTATCAAACCTTACACAtaataactcccataattcacatcgtcttgccatgagcacggtGGCCACTGTTTACAGTGTTTActtccctcacaagataacacctcaaaaaaataacacttacaatatatgtgtgtgttcccaagccatctccTGAGGCAACACTTGACAAATTGACACGTGATCAATGTACAGTACATGcggctatcccatgacttttggcatgtaagTGTAAGTGTTTCATTACTGAAGAAAGGTTCCTCTGCAGATCTCAGTATCAGAAGAACAGCTGATAAAAGAatcaaacatacataaaaaacacagattcacattaaattttatttataatttatatttgagCCATAATTGACAATCGTCACTTTTAGACCTCTTAAACAAAATTAActgacataaaataaaacataaaatgcaaTATCTCACATACAGACGTCTGATTGTCTGACTTAGTGGGAACCAGCAGGGATACATTTGGaattttgcaacatttttttattgtctatGATAAAATAAACAAGATGGTGATTTGATACTTACCCTTTAAATTAGAATTAAACATCATAtatattccttgtttttttttctccacaaacTGTCAGTTTCTGACCAGTTTGTAGCTCCAGAAAGGaccttttatataaataaaacaatgaaactaATTAAGGTCTATAcacatttgattaaaataaactcTAAATTCTGATAAAAGAAAATAACCATTATGTCTAGGACGGCATTAGTGTGTCAAATAAGTTGTTCTGGAATGTGCGGTATTACACCATATACAGgtgataaaaaaatacacattaaccCAGCAATATATGAGGAAGACCAGTGCACCAGCCCATTTGTGGAATTATCAACTGTTTGGGAGAATTTTATACATAAAATCTTGAGATATGATCCAGCAGATTTAGGAAATATTCATATCAACATTATTGGCATTAGTATATGGGCTGGTTTAAGTGTTTCTTAAACTGATAATCTCCTCGGTTTCACAGAGAGAAGCTCTTTGTTAATAAGAGAGATCAACAGAGAATGGTCAGAAttgttggagctgacagaaaggctacagtgaCTTATAAATAAACACTTTGTACAACTGTAGTAAGCAAAAACATGTCTCCAATGGGCAACAGTAGCAGAATACCACACTGGGTTCTACTTTTGTcagtcaagaacagaaagctaaGGCTACAGTAGACACAGCCTCACAAAGACTAGACAGCTGTAGACTACAGAAACAAAACCTTATATAATGAATCTCGATGTATGATGAGGTGGTTTGAAAATTTAGGCGATTTTAAGAGTAAAATTTGGTCCTACCAATGAGTATCAGTGTAGTCTTCCTAATAAAATGCTCAGTGAGAATGAAAATAAGATAAGTGATGTTTAAACATGAGTGTGTCTATTGGAATGTAACAAAATTACATGAAATTAGTGAAAACATTAAGTCGATTTTCAGCAGACTCTGAATAATAAAGCtctaaaaaatattaagagactacttctttttctgaatcagtttctctgactttgctatttttaggtttatgtttgagtaaaatgaacatttttgtttaattctataaactacagacaacatttctcccaaattctaaatagaaatattgtcatttagagcatttatttgcaggaaatgagaaatgcaaagaaaacaagttcatatttataaagttttacgagttcagaaatcaatatttgatggaataaccctggattttaatcacagttttcatgcatcttggcatgttctcctccaccagtcttacacaatgcttttggataatttaattccactcctggtgcaaaaattcaagcagttcagcttggtttgatggcttgtgatcatccatcttcctcttgattatattccagaggttttcaatttggtaaaataaaagaaacccatcttttctaagtggtctcttattttttttccagagcagtaagTGATGAATAATAAGTCTGGATCTTCCAGGATATTTTACACCTCACTCTTTTTGAAAGTTTAAAGTGCATTTCTGCTGGGAAAATGAGCCACAGGCCAAATTAAAACAAGTCCTAATCTAAAGCCCTATTTGGCCTGGGTTAGTTTTACCTAGAGAGGTGAGTAATGTAATTATTAGCAGAATTTCTCAGAGTACTGTTGTGCACGTTACAGACAGCGATGGTCTGTGAAAAACCTAATGTGTACAGTACACAAATCCAGATAACGTGCTATATTTTTGGCAGCTTTAGAAAAGTCATTGTGTAGCACACATACATGTTATTAACATGTAAATGTTAATTTTCTATATTGTTTTTCATAATTACTATAAGTAGGTTTTAGGATTGGGACTCTCATGTGTTTATGGAgatgaaagcagtgtgtaaatcgagtagccactcccatctcaatAATTTATGCTGAGATTTTTCATCTGTCATAAATTTTACAAACAACCTGTAAACAAgtaaaaatacatacattacTCCACCTTCCTATGTAAAACTACACAGATGTTAAGGGTGCAAGTCAGTTGTTTAATGGTGGATATCCACTGTTGAGGCACTTCAGTCCACTTTAATATAACCTGTTTCTGGAAAAGTGTCACATAGTGTTGGAGCTCTGCAGGTCAGTGTGTGAAGGGTGATCTGGTCAGAGGAAAGGGAACAGTCTTTTCTTCAGGATGTACAGAACAGTGGCCAGAAAGAGTGCCAGGGCCAGAAAGATGAGCAGCTTGTCTGTGAGCTCCCGCCGGTTGTATTTGGTGATGAGTTTTCTCCCCAGCTGTATGGTCCCAGTCATGGCCTTAAACTCTTCATTGGTCTCCAGCACCGTTCTTGAAGAAGTggctaaaaagagagagagacagtaaagcGTTAACCCTTAACCCTTttgaactgtgtttttttttttttttcgtttttttgtcAGGTCCTCttttaggtcttataacacagtaattatatcagacagactcatgccctgatctcttttactccagaagacatacacctgctcaaaaatataatcatttaaaatgtaaaaggaagcagaattgttattttcctggaactgatcatggtttggtcaaaattttaccttatttttttaatgtatagactttaaatatattcacacctaagatatattctTAAAAATGGTTATACTAGAATGTATATGAgctaaaagcataagaatattgatgatagttcattacatggattattactacaaaatacatgaacagcatcaggcggacttatttttcttgataatcacacgtctatgatacatgtagatactaaaaaccacctgacactcagagcaagaagaaaaaagaaaaaaaaaagaaaactatatacaaaaatgtaaactatttattctaaataaataaaaatgtttagtgcaaaataactacttaaaataaaaactatataaagtagtgcgcacaccatacctagctttagtttgagtaaagcaggaagtttcacactttttctgtggacacttttgagtcttttactgatattatttggtttgaaacatcatataaatatgtttgaagcactaaaggtaaataatattggttgaggGAGGagattctttctcttttttaggtgtttatctcaatgggtttcttgtagatttagctttaacaCACACTCTTTTAAAAAGAGTAAGTTCCACCCTCTCTAATCATATatagattatgtttatgtgtgaagggattcctgagtaatttagctgagaacacaaggtgcgatcaGGTTTACTGGATAACTGGATGAGGCGTGATGAACTTACACAAAGTGCTAATGGTCTCCTCACTCTGCTTCACCTGCTGCGACATCATCCTGCTGATGCTCATCAGGCTCTCTGTGATGTCACTGGACGTCTGGGCCAGGCTCTCTTTGGTCATCTTTCTGTGTGGAGGGATAAAAACATCAGCTAATCaaaaaacagggttcatacatgttttaaccaatacTTTTCCATCATTTTTTCCATGACTTTACCATGCCTTCAAGgctaattttcatgaccataagatttttaaaacatcagtgcagacatggacaataaaaccaaaaatcaactaaaactataattaaaattgattatagtaggtctaaattGAATCAGATAAACTGTTGAgatacaatctttaataataaaatgtgcgtcagatcctgagagcttcattgtgtagagctaaattactgaattaacttaattaagctgatgtatttgttgctcaaaatatattttctccatcaataaactgaaacacaaagatttttaGACCAAAGTTCCATGATTttcccaaaactttctgggtatttttatttttccaaacttATTGGGTCAATGCAGCAtcaggaaagcaccagatctccAGCTCTAATCATccgaaaaaaaaaagcctgtgcCTGCCAGCATCATAATGGGATTGATGAGTGaggaggtgtcaagtaatgaagtacaaatacttggttacattacttaagtagaaatgttggttatcaatactttactggagtaattattatttaattttttaacttcttacattttcacacaattatctgaacgttCTACtccatacattttaaaaacagccttgttactccaatttcatttcagtttgttttaattccggcttctcatcattcaataaaacccccatccagataaatctctccatccagattaaTTAGATTGTGGTTGGACGTAgagaacattttacatttttcttgagtaaaaagcttgagttgatacttttaacttctacagaaacCGCAGTATCTATACTTtgacctacagagtaatgaatgtcaatacttctGACACCTTTataagagtggagagagagagtgccatctacccacccatagacAACAAGTCTTGGGGCAACATGAGATATTCTTCACAGCATGATACTGTTTACTACAGCAAACAAGTGTGAACAGAATTTTAATTTGCTACAAAGCAGATAATGATGCTATGCTGTCAGGGCAGAAATAATTCCCAGGTGCTCCAATGTCAAATGACCACCTGTCAGAGAATTTGCCTCAGAAACTACTTTACTTCTGAAGGTCATGGGAAAtgctaaatatgaattaaataaattaatgaattgtaTAAATTAATGTTGATTAAATACTGTAATTATGTAACTCAAATCATGTTTGGACCAATTATCTGATATATTATCTGGACCCTGATTGTCTAGATATCCATGTTCATAGGGGATTTCTCCTCTTGAATGCATCCTCAATGAAATAGCCTGAAAATCACAGGTGCTCAGTTATACTGTTTCAGTGTTCACAACTACACAGCCCTCTGGAGGACTAGGGTGGAACCACAACTTTCACTTAAATCAGAGAAATATAGCTTACAGGGCTGTCTCATGATAAAAACCAACTGGAAATCAAAGACAAGACATAGTATTTGGTATAAAAACCATGTTGATGACGTTTCGAAGATGACATCTGATTgtacaagagcattagtgaagtCAGAATTGATGATCATCAACCCTTAAATCTCTAACACTTGCCAAAAGAACTGGAAGAAGCACCaccattccaaagaacacagttccactgctccacagctcaatactgggggtctttatacccctctacACCATTAGCAATGGTGCCAACAGCGGGGTTcgtacactttttaaccaatacatttccatgatttttccatgctTTCAATGCACATTTTCATTACCATACAATTTCTAaaacagacatggacaataaaaccaaaagtcaactaaaactataatcaaaattgattatagtaggccttaAATCAATCTGACACACAatatttagtaataaaatgtgtgtaaggCCAATatactgaattaactctaagctgacgtatttgttagctcaaaatagattttctccatcgataaatggaaacacgcagattaacctgtaactagttaactttaaggcaTCGTACATCTTCACAAAGGGGTGTAGCAATTAATTAGTATTGTCCATTCCcttattcctctgtgatggggagctgaaattagcttttattgcaatttatttttccattcaaGCTTAAATTATGGAGACTCTACTCTCTGTaccatcatttaaggtggaactggaaaattagcttgctagctagctactgagaagAACAAGTAATGATTTTGTATGCTTGTTAAGAGGAACACAATcatacaatataaaacaaaaatacacaataaattatGATAATATAGTGGATTtcataatttttaacaaggatTTTTACTCAAATATGTGGGTTTCTTTCATTGCTTGTGCCGCCAtgttgccagtgattctcatagccctctttTTTGAGTGTGCCTCAGAAAAATTTCCATTTGAAGGGTCACGTAGCACTAACATCTCACCCTACCCcgccagcctaacaagaatcagcacacacAAAAGagagtggtagggccaaggggtgaaatgttGGGTTGATGGGTTTATATCCAAACTGAATATAGAAATTGTACACATGCTGTTAAATACAATAACAGAGCAAGAAAGTTAAAAACGCAGTCAATTCCACTTAGTCACCTCTGCCTCGCTCCAGTGCCACCAACATTCAGCAGATCTTCTTTTTCCAGCTTATCGATGGCCAGGTTACTGGCCAGATTGGCCTTCCTCCATGCTGTCTGATTACTGCAAGACAGAGAGACGACTATAAGGGCAAGAAAGCAATCAAGCATGACTATTCATACTCTAGTACTTGTTTTGGACTTTTATAAACCCACCATAATTCATGGTCCTCACCTAAGCATCTGTTTACGATGGGCCTCCACCTCTTTGAGTAAGACCTGCTTATCCGATTCCTTATCCTGCTCCTTACCCATCTGCTCCAGATCCTGTTGAGACAGgtgttatattaaaaatatattatataaatttgaAACCAAATAAAAAACTTGTTTTGCCAAAAAACACTGCCTTTATAACTCACCTGTATCCTCTGCCGGAGACGGCTGAACCTTTCCTTCACTTTGCAGTTCAGCTCAGTCAGTTCATTGTGTGGACCTGTGCACTCACTGATatcctgagaaaaacacacacacatgcatccaTGGGAACATCTGCTCGATGTATTCAAAACTGGGTCAATGTAACTTTCTATATGTCAACAAACTAGAGGTATTCGATTGCTGATCAATTTTAAACTTTGCATGTGTACAATTTTAGTTAGAAACAAAAGAAAGCAGCATGTATGATAACTTTGATTACTTtctatacagtatctcacaaagtTTCAAACACACATCCAAGGTGACAACTGCCTTATTTGCTTTGATATAACAA encodes:
- the bnip1a gene encoding vesicle transport protein SEC20, with product MADVHVRICEQEIIKYDLEIKALIQDISECTGPHNELTELNCKVKERFSRLRQRIQDLEQMGKEQDKESDKQVLLKEVEAHRKQMLSNQTAWRKANLASNLAIDKLEKEDLLNVGGTGARQRKMTKESLAQTSSDITESLMSISRMMSQQVKQSEETISTLSTSSRTVLETNEEFKAMTGTIQLGRKLITKYNRRELTDKLLIFLALALFLATVLYILKKRLFPFL